From a region of the Fimbriimonadia bacterium genome:
- a CDS encoding response regulator: protein MDGLRILIADDEPIIRMDLRQTLESQGYTVIAEAGDGAQAVELARTHHPDLCILDVKMPALDGIEAMERIYEEEIAPCVLLTAYADRELVERAKSVGAFAYLVKPFSAEEIPPAIEVARARYDQEQALKEEVADLEDRLETRKLVDRAKGILMRVHNLSEADAYRRIQVQSMNTRKTMRQIAEAVILAHGV from the coding sequence ATGGACGGCTTGCGCATTCTTATCGCCGACGACGAACCCATCATACGCATGGACCTGCGGCAGACGCTGGAGTCGCAGGGCTACACCGTTATCGCCGAGGCTGGCGATGGTGCGCAGGCGGTGGAGCTTGCCCGCACGCATCATCCGGACCTCTGCATCCTGGACGTCAAGATGCCTGCCTTGGACGGCATCGAGGCGATGGAGCGCATTTACGAGGAGGAGATCGCCCCATGCGTCCTGCTCACCGCCTACGCCGATCGCGAGCTAGTGGAGCGGGCGAAAAGCGTGGGAGCGTTCGCCTACCTGGTAAAGCCCTTCAGCGCAGAGGAGATTCCCCCCGCCATCGAGGTCGCCCGAGCGCGCTATGACCAGGAGCAGGCTCTGAAGGAAGAGGTCGCGGACCTCGAAGACCGTCTCGAGACGCGCAAGCTAGTAGACCGGGCAAAGGGCATTCTGATGCGGGTGCACAATCTAAGCGAGGCAGACGCCTACCGGCGCATTCAGGTTCAGAGCATGAACACGAGAAAAACGATGCGGCAGATCGCCGAGGCGGTTATTCTCGCGCATGGAGTGTAA
- a CDS encoding 2-oxo acid dehydrogenase subunit E2: protein MIDVIMPKMGDGMEEGTLVEWLKKEGEKVATDEVIANIQTDKAVVELTSPGTGVLAGVLVKPDETVPVGTRIAAILQEGETLPSDWSAAAPSNGAPAEAAPAKAPEKTEPVSSPATGDRVKASPLAKKIAEAEGIDLSRVTGTGPGGRIVERDVRAFTTERPVAAVANPAGGVRKLSRLRQIIAERTQQAKRDAPHFYVTVEVDVEELFALREKINSHAEVKISVNDFVMKACALALREMPEVNSNFVDGEWVIGDSVNIGMAVATDEGLLVPVLKGCEAKSLRAISREAKDLAGRTRDGKVQPDELTGSTFSISNMGMLSVDNFTAILNTPNGAIVAVSTARRVPVVLPDDSIAPRWRMNLTGSFDHRTLDGAVGARFMNVVRDYLESPYRLLE, encoded by the coding sequence ATGATTGACGTCATCATGCCCAAGATGGGCGACGGCATGGAAGAGGGCACGCTGGTCGAGTGGCTGAAGAAAGAGGGAGAGAAGGTAGCCACCGACGAGGTGATAGCCAACATCCAGACGGATAAGGCAGTTGTGGAGCTTACTTCGCCGGGCACTGGAGTTCTGGCGGGCGTGCTGGTGAAGCCAGACGAGACCGTACCGGTGGGCACTCGCATCGCCGCGATCCTGCAGGAAGGGGAGACGCTGCCTTCGGACTGGTCTGCTGCGGCCCCCTCGAACGGTGCGCCCGCTGAGGCAGCGCCTGCTAAGGCTCCAGAAAAGACCGAGCCTGTATCGTCACCCGCGACCGGGGATCGCGTGAAGGCCTCCCCGCTCGCCAAGAAGATCGCGGAAGCAGAGGGAATCGACCTGAGCCGAGTGACTGGCACGGGCCCGGGCGGACGTATCGTGGAGCGAGACGTGAGGGCATTCACGACCGAGCGACCCGTCGCCGCAGTCGCGAATCCCGCCGGCGGCGTGCGCAAGCTGTCGCGGTTGCGGCAGATCATCGCCGAGCGGACGCAGCAGGCCAAACGCGATGCGCCGCACTTCTACGTTACGGTCGAGGTGGATGTCGAGGAGCTGTTCGCGCTGCGCGAGAAGATCAACTCCCACGCGGAGGTGAAGATCTCCGTCAACGACTTCGTGATGAAGGCCTGCGCGCTGGCCCTCCGGGAGATGCCCGAGGTGAACTCCAACTTCGTGGACGGCGAGTGGGTCATCGGTGATAGCGTGAACATCGGGATGGCGGTGGCCACGGACGAGGGCCTGCTCGTTCCGGTGTTGAAGGGCTGCGAGGCGAAGAGCCTGCGCGCCATCTCGCGCGAGGCGAAGGACCTGGCCGGTCGCACTCGCGACGGCAAGGTGCAGCCCGACGAGCTGACCGGTAGCACCTTCAGCATCAGCAACATGGGCATGCTGAGTGTGGACAACTTCACCGCCATTCTCAACACACCCAACGGCGCGATCGTCGCGGTGAGCACGGCCCGCCGTGTGCCTGTCGTGCTGCCGGACGATTCCATCGCCCCTCGCTGGCGGA